The genomic region TCAAGCTGCTGGTCGACGACGCGCACGGCTTCGGTACGATGGGCGCAACCGGCGCGGGTGTCGGCGAAATGCAGGGTTGTCAGGACGGCATCGACCTGTACTTCTCGACCTTCGCCAAGTCGATGGCCGCCATCGGTGCTTTCATCGCCGGCGACCACGACATCATCATGTACCTGAAGTACAACATGCGCTCGCAGACCTACGCCAAGGCCCTGCCGATGCCGTATGTGGTCGGTGGCCTGAAACGCCTGGAACTGATCAAAACCCGCCCCGAACTGCGCGAAAAGCTGTGGGAGAACGTACGCGCCCTGCAGAACGGTCTGCGTGAGCGGGGTTTCAACATCGGCGATACCACTTCGCCGGTCACGCCGGTGCTGATGCAAAGCGACGGCGGCGTTCCGGAAGTGACGGCGCTGGTACGGGACATGCGCGAAAACCACGGCATTTTCTGTTCGATCGTGGTGTACCCGGTGGTTCCGAAAGGCGTGGTGATGCTGCGGATCATTCCGACGGCCGCGCACACCCTGGAAGACGTCGAATTCACGCTGAACGCCTTCTCGGACGTAGCCCGGAAGCTTTCGGAAGGCTTCTACCGCCAGACCGAACTAGCCACGGCCCCGACCGCCTGATTAGGACAAAACAAAGATTGAGCCGGTGGCTCGCACCCGGGATTCGGATTCCGGTGCGAGCCACCTTTTTTTTATCGGTCAGGCCCAAAAAATCCGCAAATTCCGCTAAAAAAGCCCACTCGTTGACCACTGCCTAATGAAAAAGCTTTTTTTTGGACTTTTCCTTTGATTTTTTTACCTGTCTACTTGCGCTGTTTCATATAATGCGTATATTTCGCAAAAAGCGCGATTTTTAGGCGTTTTAAGGCGTTTTTTCATTCACTTAAACCCATACGTATCGATATGGCACGTTTCGATGAGATCAAGAATCTGGTAATGTCACTGGAATCAGATTTTGAAAAATTCTACGAGAAAGGCAACCAGGCTGCGGGCACCCGCGTTCGCAAAGGCATGCAGGACCTGAAGACCCTTGCTCAGGAAATCCGTTCGGAAGTTCAGGATAAGAAAAACTCTACGGAGAAAGCCTAATCCTCCCGACTCAATCAAAAAGGCGACCCGCTCGGGTCGCCTTTTTGATTTTCCCCGGTCAGGGTCTGTGACCGCTGACGGGGTTATTGAATCTTTTCCCGGTGCATCAGCGTCGCGATACCCCGCGTAGTGACCTTTCCCGTTTGCAGGTCCTTCAGTTCGCCCTGGATGTCGGCCGTGTGCTTGTCGGAATTAATGGAAATCACCGTAAAAACCGCTTCGTAATCCGTATCGACGAACATCGGCCGCAGAAATTCCAGCGTCTGCTTCAGGTAGACCGATCCATATCCCGGAAATTCGGTTCCCAGTACTTTCGTAAAAATGCTGGCGCCCAGCATACCGTGGATGATCGGTCGTTTGAAGGGCGTCTGGGCCGCGTATTCGGCATCGAGGTGAAGCGGGTTATTATCGCCGGTCACGCGGGCGAACTCTTCTACATCGGCCTGTGAAAACCGGAAGCGGTGCGTGTGCACGGCATTGACAGAAATTGGCGTCATGAATCTGGAGTTGAAACGGCAAAAATACAGGTTTGCCGGTAATTCTGGTTCTGCTGGCGGTGCGACGGAAAAGGGTTCACCCGTACCCGTCAGCTGGAATGATCGCTTACAATCACCCATTTCCCACCGATTTTCTGCCAGAGCAGCGTAAACGAACCGCCGACATCGCCGATCTGGGGCCGGGTCAGGTGCCAGCGGCCAATGACGTAGGCCGCACCTTTGGCCGGAAACGTCAGGCGGAGAATGTCAAACTTGAGCGTACCCATCGAAGCCCGGTCGGGATAGCGCTTGCGGTAGTTGGAAAGCGTGGCGTCGTACCCGTAGGTCACGCCGACCTTGCCCACAAACGTCAGGGAGTCCGACTTCCAGTAGCCGTTCATGAAGGCGTCGACGTTGCCGGCGTTCCAGTCAGCAATCTGCCGGTTCAAAATGCCCAGAATGGCTTTCCGGTCTTGTGGCGACTGCGCCAGGGCGGTGTAAAAAGTGAAAAGACAAAGGAAAAGACAGGCGATTCGTTTCATTTTTGTGGGGAAATAGTTGGAACTTTAGGCCGGTGAAAAGGCTGGCTTGCAGCCCAAACTTACAAAATGAACCGAATTCGCAAATTTTACGAAGACTATAAACCTTACATCTTTTCCGACGGCTGGTATTACGTCTTCATTATCCTCTTCATCCTCCTTCTGTTCGTTTTCTTCTCCTGAACGTGGCCCGACCGGATTTACTGCTCATTATTAACCCCTTATCGGGAACGGCTTCCCTCCCGGCCAAGCAGCGACTGGTGGCTGATCTGCAGAAACTGGCCGCCCGGGAAGGCTTCACGCCGGAGGCCGTCTTCACCGAACGTCCCGGCCACGCCACCGAACTGGCCCGCACAGCCGTCGATGCCGGATTGGGGCGGGTCATCGCCATCGGCGGTGACGGCACCCTGAACGAAACGGCCAACGCGCTGCTCCACACCCGAACGGCCCTCGGCATGGTGCCCGTCGGGTCGGGCAACGGCCTGGCGCGGCACCTCGGCATTCCGCTTTCGCCCCGGCAGGCGGCGGCACGGGCCGTTTCCGGCAGACCGGTCGTGATCGACAGCGGGCGGATCAACGAACTGCCGTTTTTCTGCACGGCGGGCGTCGGCTTCGACGCACACGTGGCGCATTTGTTCGCCCGGCAGCCTACCCGGGGATTGCCTTCCTACATCCGCACAGCCTTCGGCGCGTTTCAGACCTACCGCCCCCAGACCTACCGCATCGACGGACAGCCCCACACGCTTTTCTCGCTGACCGTCGCCAATGCCGGGCAGTTCGGCAACAACGCCTGGATTGCGCCGCAGGCCAACATTGCGGACGGACAGCTCGATCTCTGCGCGCTTCAGCCGTTCCCGAAGCAGGCGGCCGGGATACTGGCCTGGCGGCTTTTCCGCAAAACGCTGCATCAGTCGCCCTACCTGCAAACCCAGCGATTCCGGTCTGTCACGATTTCGGGCGAGGGACCGCTTTCCATTCACATCGACGGCGAGCCGGTAGAACTACTTACCGACACCATGCGGGTGCAGGTCGTGCCGAACAGCCTTCTGGTCATTTTATAAAAAAGGCTGACAGCCGGGTGGTGCCCCGCGTCAGCCTTTCCGGTTGTCAACCCAATCATTCTCTCCTATCGGCGGTGTTCGAGCTTCTGCACAAAGGTGCCGTCAGCCGCGAAAACCAGCGCCACCGGACGACCCGTGGCCGGTTTCACCCACACCAGAAACTGGCCGGATGCATTTTTGCCCGCTACTTCAATCGTCGAACCGGCGTAGTTCTTCGAGACGTATTCCGTTACGGCCGTCGGCAGGGTAGCCACGTCGATCCGTTCAAACTTCTCTTTCGGTTTGCGGACCAGCTCTTCCTTGAACGTCCCGTCGGTGTTGAAGACCAGCGTCTTCTTCTCGTTGTTGACCGTAATCATCACGAAATAACCGCGGCTGGCATCTTTGGCGGCCAGATGGATGGTCGCGCCGGCGTAGGTCGCGGCGATGTACGACTTGATGTTGGCGGGCAGATCCGCTTCCGCAACCGTCTGCAGGCTGTCGCGTCCGCCTCTCGGACCCGGTTTACGGCCTTCCGGACGAGCTACCTCCCGGTTGAATGTCCCATCCGAATTGAAAAGCAGCGTTTTGCGCTCGTTGTTCTGCGTCAGGGCCACCAGAATATTGCCGGAATCGTCCTTTGCCGCATAAGCGATCGTGGCACCGGAATAATTCGTCGAAACGTAGCTGGAAACCGTGGCAGGCAGTTCCGTTGCGGCGATCTTGGTCAGTTTCTTTTTGCTGTGAAAGCCGGTGGTATCTCCCGCCAGGCGGGCGGTGCTATTGACGGCGGTATCGGCCGTTTCCGGCTCAACAGCGGTCTGATTCTGATCACATGACCATAAGGCCACACTAACAAGGGCAACGGCCCCCAGGTACAGCACTCCTTTTTTCATGGTTTTGTACGTTTGATTTGGGAAAATTGTAGTTAAAACTTAGGAATACACCCGGACGATTGGCCCTTTCTGGTCCACTTTGTAGACGGTCAGACCGCGTCGTCCGTTGGCATTGAGCCCGTTGCCGCCGGTATCGAAGCGGGCACCGTGGGCGGTACAGTAAAATTCATTGTTGCGAAACGTGATCTGCCGCTGTCCTTCGTGGCTGCATACCTGGGAAGCCGCCACCAGCGCCCCGGTCAGCGTGCGGGCCACGACAACGCTGTTTCGCACCACGTAGCCGCCCGGTTTCAGAAGCAGCGCATTGGCGGGCTCGCTCAGGTCCAGATCGAAATCCACCGGACCAATGGGAGTCACCTCCTGGCTGTTCTGACAGGACGCCAGCAGAGCCCAAAGCGCAGCCCCCCGGAAACCCATTGATTTTAAAAATTCATTTCGATTCATGCTTCCTCGACAGAATACCCGTTCGTCGGTGGCAATCAGGCCGGGTTTGCTTCTGTTCATGGGTAAATACGCCGGGGCTCAAAAGCTGTGTTGCAGCGGGATTAAAAAATTTTCGGAATTTTATTTTTATGAAAAATTATACGACAGGCCGCAACGATTCGTTGCCGAACCACGTATTTGTCTCTGTAACGATAATCGACAAAGGCCTTTGTTTTTTCGTAAACGCTCTTCTTTCTCGGAACAGGACCTGGACAGCGTCCTGACGGCTTGCCTGGCGGGGGAAGCGCAGGCCCAGCGTACCCTCTTCCGGCAGTTCTACAGCTACGCCAAGAGCGTCTGCCTGCGCTACGCCGCTTCCACCGAAGAGGCCGAAGAGATTCTCAATGACAGCTTCCTGAAAGTCTTCCAGCGGCTGCACCAGTACGACCGCGCACACGCCTTCAAGGGCTGGCTGCGGGCCATCGTTATCAACACGGCCATCAGTTATCACCGAAAATACCACAAGCTGGACACGGTGGCGGGTCTGGAGGCGGGCATGGACGCGACCTTCGACGAGAGTGTGGTCGACCGCATTGCCGCCGACGAGATTCTGGCGATGGTTCAGCAGTTGCCGCCCTCGCACCGCACGGTGTTTTCGCTGCATGTAGTCGATGGCTACAGCCTCCGCGAAATTGCCGGGATGCTGGACAGCAACGAAGCCACGGTCCGGTCGCATTTTCTGCGGGCGCGGCTCCGCTTGCAGGAGATGATCCGCGCGGCCTACCCGGTTTTTTTTTCGAGTGACACGTTGACGAATACAAAATTGTATGAAAACTGATAAGTTCAACGAATCCATCCGCCGCAAACTGGAAAGCGTCGATCCTGATTATCAGGAATCTGCGTGGACCCGTTTGCAGTCCCGGCTACCCGCTCCGGTTGTGAAACCGATGTGGCAGCTGCGGTGGGGGCTGACAGCGGCCGCGGCCTCCGTGGCGACGGTGCTGCTGGCCGGGTCCTTCTGGCTCTACCAGGCCAACCAGCAAAAGGCGGCGGCCATCGAAGTGCTGCGGTCTCAGGTGGCTGCGTTGAAGAAGAAACAACAACCCACGGGTTCGGCGGCGCTGCCCACACCTGTCCGGGAAGTGGATACGGTTTACATTACCCGGTACGTCGAAAAACCGGTTTATCTGACACCGGACGGCCAGCGTCCGGGCACTGAAGAAGCGCTGGCAGACCGGGTTCAATCTGACCGGAATGAGGCGCTTTCGGCCGCTGACCGGGACACGAAAGCGGAAACCGGCACGGCGCCGGACCGGGAGGCGGTTCCGTCCAACCCGGATGAGTCAAACGGCAACGCTTCGGAAAACCGGCTCCGTACCGGCACCCGTCCGGACAGCCGCCGGGTTACCTCCCGGTCGGGCAATTCCTTGCAGAACACAGCGGAAGAGGCTGGCGGAAGCAACAGACGAAGCGGTGATTTCCGCAAAAATGACTCTTACGCGGGTCGCCGCACGGGCGGGAACCAGCCTTTGGGGCCGACGTATTCCACGCCTTCCGGGACCTCCGGCAACCGGGGCGGCAGCGGGGCGATGGACAGTCCTGCTCCGTCGGCCAGCGGCTCGGA from Tellurirhabdus rosea harbors:
- a CDS encoding PepSY-like domain-containing protein, with the translated sequence MKKGVLYLGAVALVSVALWSCDQNQTAVEPETADTAVNSTARLAGDTTGFHSKKKLTKIAATELPATVSSYVSTNYSGATIAYAAKDDSGNILVALTQNNERKTLLFNSDGTFNREVARPEGRKPGPRGGRDSLQTVAEADLPANIKSYIAATYAGATIHLAAKDASRGYFVMITVNNEKKTLVFNTDGTFKEELVRKPKEKFERIDVATLPTAVTEYVSKNYAGSTIEVAGKNASGQFLVWVKPATGRPVALVFAADGTFVQKLEHRR
- a CDS encoding RNA polymerase sigma factor, which codes for MFFRKRSSFSEQDLDSVLTACLAGEAQAQRTLFRQFYSYAKSVCLRYAASTEEAEEILNDSFLKVFQRLHQYDRAHAFKGWLRAIVINTAISYHRKYHKLDTVAGLEAGMDATFDESVVDRIAADEILAMVQQLPPSHRTVFSLHVVDGYSLREIAGMLDSNEATVRSHFLRARLRLQEMIRAAYPVFFSSDTLTNTKLYEN
- a CDS encoding YybH family protein, encoding MKRIACLFLCLFTFYTALAQSPQDRKAILGILNRQIADWNAGNVDAFMNGYWKSDSLTFVGKVGVTYGYDATLSNYRKRYPDRASMGTLKFDILRLTFPAKGAAYVIGRWHLTRPQIGDVGGSFTLLWQKIGGKWVIVSDHSS
- a CDS encoding QcrA and Rieske domain-containing protein, producing the protein MNRSKPGLIATDERVFCRGSMNRNEFLKSMGFRGAALWALLASCQNSQEVTPIGPVDFDLDLSEPANALLLKPGGYVVRNSVVVARTLTGALVAASQVCSHEGQRQITFRNNEFYCTAHGARFDTGGNGLNANGRRGLTVYKVDQKGPIVRVYS
- a CDS encoding MaoC family dehydratase; this encodes MTPISVNAVHTHRFRFSQADVEEFARVTGDNNPLHLDAEYAAQTPFKRPIIHGMLGASIFTKVLGTEFPGYGSVYLKQTLEFLRPMFVDTDYEAVFTVISINSDKHTADIQGELKDLQTGKVTTRGIATLMHREKIQ
- a CDS encoding histone H1 — translated: MARFDEIKNLVMSLESDFEKFYEKGNQAAGTRVRKGMQDLKTLAQEIRSEVQDKKNSTEKA
- a CDS encoding diacylglycerol/lipid kinase family protein, with protein sequence MARPDLLLIINPLSGTASLPAKQRLVADLQKLAAREGFTPEAVFTERPGHATELARTAVDAGLGRVIAIGGDGTLNETANALLHTRTALGMVPVGSGNGLARHLGIPLSPRQAAARAVSGRPVVIDSGRINELPFFCTAGVGFDAHVAHLFARQPTRGLPSYIRTAFGAFQTYRPQTYRIDGQPHTLFSLTVANAGQFGNNAWIAPQANIADGQLDLCALQPFPKQAAGILAWRLFRKTLHQSPYLQTQRFRSVTISGEGPLSIHIDGEPVELLTDTMRVQVVPNSLLVIL